From the genome of Bubalus bubalis isolate 160015118507 breed Murrah chromosome 2, NDDB_SH_1, whole genome shotgun sequence, one region includes:
- the ZNF142 gene encoding zinc finger protein 142 isoform X1, producing the protein MMTDTVLNSQPANSAGEMDGLCPELLLIPPPLSNHGILEPVHSPCPGNPPPLPPDPGCLLVEATATEEDTGNMEIIVEAVAGNLSPGAPGETPGVLVKVMEVYFCERCEQSFAEPTLLALHQCTETLMQPVQGLPTPPCSVELPPSNLTLPSPLQVQSPPDSPLPCPVCRQEFAQPQALKSHFKMHWGTPDTFSCPESGCVFSTEDRKELHQHLRLTHRALPVPCSFRGCPLLFGSQQGMELHRQTHYPFHCNRCSFVGSNVKLFRQHQRSHGAGTQRELYAVTGLPSQELLPAPKVPPGMGEPSEETGAPSPGQESVEEEEEERGSQKSSQKAMELEGTIASGTESLFKTHMCPECKRCFKKRTHLVEHLHLHFPDPSLQCPNCQKFFTSKSKLKTHLLRELGQKAHRCPLCHYSAVERNALNRHMASMHEDISNFYSDTYACPVCREEFRLSQALKEHLKSHTVAAAAEPQPLRCFQEGCGHTAPDRKAFMKHLKETHGVRAVECRHHSCPMLFATVEAMEAHHKSHYAFHCPHCDFACSNKHLFRKHKKQGHPGSEELRCTFCPFATFNPVAYQDHVGKMHAHEKIHQCPECSFATAHKRVLIRHMLLHTGEKPHKCELCDFTCRDVSYLSKHMLTHSSTKDYMCTECGYVTKWKHYLSVHMRKHAGDLRYQCNQCSYRCHRADQLSSHKLRHQGKSLMCEVCAFACKRKYELQKHMASQHHPGTPVPLYPCRYCSYQSRHKQALLSHENCKHTRLREFRCALCDYRTFSNTTLFFHKRKAHGYVPGDQVWQLRGASQEPEGARQCPTTSPDSETASQPSAQPEGPDHDPGPVMDPTLIQALPETSEEGSAGKQDSSEVPQGDDLVGSPSPVEVDEGSCTLHLEALGVELGPVADPPLEEVTETVPVEFRPLDPPGPLSLEGPEGTLTELSTFEGAGTSDLGAEEPILEKSVSQPPTNPPSSEEPPDGWVGTFKATTATETAPLPQLPESESLLKALRRQDKEQAEALVLEGRVQMVVIQAEGRAFRCPHCPFITRREKALSLHSRAGCQGRREPLLCPECGASFKQQRGLSTHLLKKCPILLRKNKGLPRPDSPITLQPLPPSTAASEDAEGGKPPAAPLEEIMLPRDAPEPSREPEKIGEPLALLSGSTVLPVGDSLPSKAPEKFHFEQGKFHCNSCAFLCSRLSSITSHVAEGCRGGRGWGGKRGAVQTQSALSPLSSRDSAPLSGGTTERSPGDGEPALLPKQKAARFSCPTCPFSCQQERALRTHQTRGCPLEPSGELRCGLCPFTAPAPAALKLHQKRRHPAATPARGPRPPLQCGDCGFTCKQSRCLQQHRRLKHEGVKPHQCPFCDFSTTRRYRLEAHQSRHTGVGRIRCNSCPQTFGTNSKLRLHRLRVHDKTPTHFCPLCDYSGYLRHDITRHVNSCHQGTPAFACPQCEAQFSSETALKQHALRRHPEPTLPTPGSPAEATEGPLHCTRCGLLCASPASLRGHTRKQHPRLECGACQEAFPSRPALDEHRRQQHFSHRCQLCDFAARERVGLVKHYLEQHEETSEAAAASAREGDSGQPPLRCPFCDFACRHQLVLDHHVKGHGGTRLYKCTDCAYSTKNRQKITWHSRIHTGEKPYRCHLCPYACADPSRLKYHMRIHKEERKYLCPDCGYKCKWVNQLKYHMTKHTGLKPYQCPECEYCTNRADALRVHQETRHREARAFMCEQCGKAFKTRFLLRTHLRKHSEAKPYVCNVCHRAFRWAAGLRHHALTHTDRHPFFCRLCSYKAKQKFQVVKHVRRHHPDQADPNQGVGKDPTTPTVHLHDVQLEDPGPPAPAAPPTGPEG; encoded by the exons ATGATGACGGACACCGTGTTGAACTCACAGCCAGCCAACAGCGCTGGGGAGATGGATGGACTGTGCCCTGAGCTACTGCTGATCCCCCCACCTCTCTCTAACCATGGAATCCTAGAGCCTGTCCATAGCCCCTGTCCTGGGAACCCTCCACCTTTGCCTCCTGACCCAGGCTGCCTGTTGGTAGAAGCCACAGCCACTGAAGAGGATACAGGGAACATGGAGATCATTGTGGAAGCAGTAGCTGGAAATCTGTCCCCAGGTGCTCCTGGAGAGACTCCAG GTGTCCTGGTAAAGGTGATGGAGGTGTACTTCTGTGAGCGCTGTGAGCAGAGCTTCGCAGAGCCCACTCTGCTGGCCTTGCACCAGTGCACTGAGACCCTTATGCAGCCCGTGCAGGGCCTCCCTACCCCACCCTGCTCTGTAGAGCTGCCCCCCAGCAACctcaccctccccagccctctgCAGGTCCAGAGCCCACCAGATAGCCCCCTGCCATGCCCTGTGTGTAGACAAGAGTTTGCCCAACCCCAGGCCCTGAAGAGCCACTTCAAGATGCACTGGGGCACCCCCGACACCTTCTCCTGCCCAGAGTCTGGCTGTGTGTTCTCCACTGAAGATCGCAAGGAGCTCCACCAGCACCTGAGGCTGACCCACAGAGCGCTTCCGGTGCCCTGTTCCTTCCGGGGCTGCCCCCTGCTCTTTGGGAGCCAGCAGGGCATGGAGCTGCATCGGCAGACCCATTACCCTTTCCACTGCAACCGCTGCAGCTTCGTGGGCTCCAACGTCAAACTCTTCCGGCAGCATCAGCGGAGTCATGGGGCTGGGACGCAGCGAGAACTGTATGCTGTAACGGGTCTTCCTTCCCAGGAGTTACTGCCAG CTCCCAAAGTGCCTCCAGGAATGGGAGAGCCTTCAGAGGAGACAGGAGCACCCTCACCTGGGCAGGAGTcagtggaagaggaggaagaggagcgtGGTAGCCAGAAGAGCTCCCAGAAAGCCATGGAGCTGGAAG GCACTATAGCTTCTGGCACCGAGTCCCTCTTCAAGACCCACATGTGTCCAGAATGCAAGCGCTGCTTCAAGAAGCGAACTCACCTGGTGGAGCACCTACACCTCCACTTCCCAGACCCCAGTCTCCAGTGCCCCAACTGCCAGAAGTTCTTCACCAGTAAGAGCAAGCTTAAGACCCACCTGCTGCGGGAGCTGGGCCAGAAGGCCCACCGCTGCCCACTGTGCCACTACAGTGCCGTGGAGAGGAATGCCCTCAACCGCCACATGGCCAGCATGCACGAGGACATCTCCAACTTCTACTCGGACACCTACGCCTGTCCCGTCTGCCGGGAGGAGTTCCGCCTCAGCCAGGCCCTGAAGGAGCACCTCAAGAGCCACACCGTGGCTGCCGCGGCTGAGCCACAGCCCCTCCGCTGCTTCCAGGAGGGCTGCGGCCACACGGCACCCGACCGCAAGGCCTTCATGAAGCACCTGAAGGAGACCCACGGGGTGCGGGCCGTGGAGTGCCGCCACCACTCGTGCCCCATGCTCTTCGCCACGGTGGAAGCCATGGAAGCCCACCATAAGAGCCACTATGCCTTCCACTGCCCGCACTGTGACTTCGCCTGCTCCAACAAGCACCTGTTCCGCAAACACAAGAAGCAGGGCCACCCGGGCAGTGAAGAGCTGCGCTGCACCTTCTGTCCTTTTGCCACCTTCAACCCGGTGGCCTACCAGGACCATGTGGGCAAGATGCACGCTCACGAGAAGATCCACCAGTGCCCCGAGTGCAGCTTTGCCACCGCCCACAAGAGGGTGCTCATCCGCCACATGCTGCTGCACACCG gagAGAAGCCCCACAAGTGTgaactgtgcgacttcacttgcCGAGACGTGAGCTACCTGTCCAAGCACATGCTGACCCACTCCAGCACCAAGGATTACATGTGCACTGAGTGCGGCTACGTCACCAAGTGGAAGCACTACCTCAGCGTGCACATGCGCAAGCACGCAGGCGACCTCAG ATACCAGTGCAACCAGTGCTCCTATCGCTGCCACCGGGCTGATCAGCTGAGCAGCCACAAACTGCGGCACCAGGGCAAGTCCCTGATGTGTGAGGTGTGTGCCTTCGCCTGTAAGCGGAAGTACGAGCTGCAGAAGCACATGGCTTCCCAGCACCACCCGGGGACTCCAGTGCCACTCTACCCCTGCCGCTACTGCAGCTACCAGAGCCGCCACAAGCAGGCGCTGCTGAGCCACGAGAACTGCAAGCACACCCGCCTCCGCGAGTTCCGCTGTGCCCTCTGTGACTACCGCACCTTCAGCAACACCACGCTCTTCTTCCACAAGCGCAAGGCCCATGGCTACGTGCCCGGCGACCAGGTCTGGCAGCTCCGCGGTGCCAGCCAGGAGCCAGAAGGGGCCAGGCAGTGCCCAACAACCTCACCAGACTCAGAGACTGCAAGTCAACCGTCTGCCCAGCCTGAGGGGCCGGACCATGATCCCGGGCCTGTGATGGACCCCACCCTGATCCAGGCCCTGCCAGAGACCAGCGAGGAGGGCAGTGCTGGGAAACAGGACAGCAGCGAGGTTCCCCAGGGGGATGACCTCGTTGGCAGCCCCAGTCCAGTGGAGGTAGACGAGGGCAGCTGCACACTACACCTCGAGGCCCTGGGAGTCGAGCTGGGACCTGTGGCTGACCCGCCCCTTGAGGAAGTCACCGAAACAGTTCCTGTGGAGTTCAGGCCCCTGGACCCCCCAGGGCCCCTGAGCCTGGAAGGGCCAGAGGGAACTTTGACAGAGCTGTCTACCTTTGAGGGTGCTGGAACTTCTGACTTGGGTGCTGAAGAACCCATTCTGGAAAAGTCAGTCTCTCAGCCCCCAACCAATCCTCCTTCCTCAGAGGAGCCCCCAGATGGCTGGGTGGGAACCTTCAAGGCAACTACAGCCACCGAGACAGCACCTCTGCCCCAGCTCCCTGAATCCGAGTCATTACTCAAGGCCCTAAGGAGGCAGGACAAAGAGCAGGCAGAGGCACTGGTGCTAGAAGGGCGAGTCCAGATGGTCGTGATTCAGGCAGAGGGGAGAGCTTTCCGCTGCCCACACTGCCCATTCATCACCCGCCGGGAGAAAGCCCTGAGTCTGCACTCCAGGGCTGGGTGCCAGGGCCGCcgagagcccctgctctgccccGAGTGCGGTGCTAGCTTTAAGCAGCAGCGTGGCCTCAGCACACACCTGCTGAAGAAGTGCCCAATTCTGCTCAGAAAGAACAAGGGCTTGCCCAGACCAGATTCACCCATCACTCTGCAGCCTTTGCCCCCAAGCACCGCGGCCTCAGAGGATGCAGAAGGTGGGAAGCCCCCAGCTGCACCATTAGAAGAGATCATGCTCCCAAGAGATGCTCCTGAGCCTTCTAGAGAGCCAGAGAAGATAGGGGAGCCTCTTGCCTTGCTCTCTGGCTCTACAGTCCTTCCTGTGGGAGACTCCTTGCCCTCAAAGGCCCCTGAGAAGTTCCACTTTGAGCAGGGCAAGTTTCACTGCAACTCATGCGCGTTCCTCTGCTCTCGCCTCTCCTCCATCACCTCTCACGTGGCTGAGGGCTGCCGGGGTGGACGTGGCTGGGGAGGAAAGCGAGGGGCCGTCCAGACCCAGTCTGCCCTGTCCCCACTGAGCAGCAGGGATTCTGCACCCCTGAGCGGTGGGACTACAGAGCGCAGCCCAGGGGATGGGGAGCCGGCTCTGCTGCCAAAGCAGAAGGCGGCCCGCTTCTCCTGCCCCACATGTCCCTTTAGCTGTCAGCAGGAGCGGGCTCTGCGGACTCACCAGACCCGGGGCTGTCCCCTGGAGCCCTCTGGAGAGCTGCGCTGCGGCCTCTGCCCCTTCACTGCTCCCGCTCCTGCTGCCCTGAAGCTCCACCAGAAGCGCCGGCACCCCGCCGCCACCCCGGCCCGAGGCCCCCGGCCCCCTCTGCAGTGCGGGGACTGTGGCTTCACCTGTAAGCAGAGCCGGTGCCTGCAGCAGCACCGACGGCTGAAGCACGAGGGGGTGAAGCCGCATCAGTGCCCCTTCTGTGACTTCTCCACCACCCGACGGTACCGGCTCGAGGCCCACCAGTCCCGACACACAGGGGTTGGCCGCATCCGCTGCAACTCCTGTCCTCAGACGTTCGGAACCAACTCCAAACTGCGCCTGCACCGGCTGAGGGTGCACGACAAAACGCCCACCCACTTCTGTCCCCTCTGTGACTACAGCGGCTACCTCCGCCATGACATCACCCGCCACGTCAACAGCTGCCACCAGGGCACCCCGGCCTTTGCCTGCCCTCAGTGCGAGGCCCAGTTCAGCTCCGAGACCGCACTCAAGCAGCACGCGCTGCGCCGGCATCCAGAGCCCACGCTGCCCACCCCTGGCTCTCCGGCGGAGGCCACTGAGGGCCCCCTGCACTGCACCCGCTGCGGGCTGCTGTGCGCCAGCCCCGCCAGCCTACGGGGGCACACCCGGAAGCAGCACCCCCGGCTCGAGTGTGGGGCCTGCCAGGAGGCCTTCCCCAGCCGGCCGGCACTGGACGAGCACCGGAGGCAGCAGCATTTCAGCCACCGCtgccagctctgtgactttgctGCCCGGGAGCGGGTGGGCCTGGTGAAGCACTACTTGGAACAGCACGAGGAGACTTCCGAGGCAGCGGCAGCCTCAGCCCGGGAGGGGGACTCTGGTCAGCCCCCTCTGCGCTGCCCCTTCTGTGACTTTGCCTGCCGCCACCAGCTGGTGCTCGATCACCACGTGAAAGGGCATGGGGGCACCCGGCTCTACAAGTGCACGGACTGCGCTTACAGCACCAAGAACCGGCAGAAGATCACCTGGCACAGCCGTATCCACACTGGGGAAAAGCCCTACCGCTGTCACCTCTGTCCCTATGCCTGTGCGGACCCCTCTCGCCTCAAG TACCATATGCGGATCCACAAGGAGGAACGGAAGTATCTGTGCCCTGACTGTGGCTACAAGTGCAAGTGGGTCAACCAGCTCAAGTAccacatgactaagcacacag GACTGAAGCCATACCAGTGTCCCGAGTGTGAGTACTGCACCAACCGGGCCGACGCACTGCGCGTGCACCAGGAGACACGGCACCGGGAAGCTCGGGCCTTCATGTGCGAGCAGTGTGGCAAAGCCTTCAAGACGCGCTTCCTGCTGCGCACCCACCTGCGCAAGCACAGTGAGGCCAAGCCCTACGTGTGCAACGTGTGCCACCGGGCTTTCCGCTGGGCCGCCGGCCTGCGCCATCACGCCCTCACCCACACCGACCGCCACCCCTTCTTCTGCCGCCTCTGCAGCTACAAGGCCAAGCAGAAATTCCAGGTGGTCAAGCATGTGCGCAGGCACCACCCTGACCAGGCTGACCCCAACCAAGGCGTGGGCAAAGACCCCACCACTCCCACGGTGCATCTGCACGACGTGCAACTGGAAGACCCTGGCCCGCCCGCTCCTGCTGCTCCGCCCACTGGACCTGAGGGCTGa
- the ZNF142 gene encoding zinc finger protein 142 isoform X2, protein MMTDTVLNSQPANSAGEMDGLCPELLLIPPPLSNHGILEPVHSPCPGNPPPLPPDPGCLLVEATATEEDTGNMEIIVEAVAGNLSPGAPGETPGVLVKVMEVYFCERCEQSFAEPTLLALHQCTETLMQPVQGLPTPPCSVELPPSNLTLPSPLQVQSPPDSPLPCPVCRQEFAQPQALKSHFKMHWGTPDTFSCPESGCVFSTEDRKELHQHLRLTHRALPVPCSFRGCPLLFGSQQGMELHRQTHYPFHCNRCSFVGSNVKLFRQHQRSHGAGTQRELYAVTGLPSQELLPAPKVPPGMGEPSEETGAPSPGQESVEEEEEERGSQKSSQKAMELEGTIASGTESLFKTHMCPECKRCFKKRTHLVEHLHLHFPDPSLQCPNCQKFFTSKSKLKTHLLRELGQKAHRCPLCHYSAVERNALNRHMASMHEDISNFYSDTYACPVCREEFRLSQALKEHLKSHTVAAAAEPQPLRCFQEGCGHTAPDRKAFMKHLKETHGVRAVECRHHSCPMLFATVEAMEAHHKSHYAFHCPHCDFACSNKHLFRKHKKQGHPGSEELRCTFCPFATFNPVAYQDHVGKMHAHEKIHQCPECSFATAHKRVLIRHMLLHTGEKPHKCELCDFTCRDVSYLSKHMLTHSSTKDYMCTECGYVTKWKHYLSVHMRKHAGDLRYQCNQCSYRCHRADQLSSHKLRHQGKSLMCEVCAFACKRKYELQKHMASQHHPGTPVPLYPCRYCSYQSRHKQALLSHENCKHTRLREFRCALCDYRTFSNTTLFFHKRKAHGYVPGDQVWQLRGASQEPEGARQCPTTSPDSETASQPSAQPEGPDHDPGPVMDPTLIQALPETSEEGSAGKQDSSEVPQGDDLVGSPSPVEVDEGSCTLHLEALGVELGPVADPPLEEVTETVPVEFRPLDPPGPLSLEGPEGTLTELSTFEGAGTSDLGAEEPILEKSVSQPPTNPPSSEEPPDGWVGTFKATTATETAPLPQLPESESLLKALRRQDKEQAEALVLEGRVQMVVIQAEGRAFRCPHCPFITRREKALSLHSRAGCQGRREPLLCPECGASFKQQRGLSTHLLKKCPILLRKNKGLPRPDSPITLQPLPPSTAASEDAEGGKPPAAPLEEIMLPRDAPEPSREPEKIGEPLALLSGSTVLPVGDSLPSKAPEKFHFEQGKFHCNSCAFLCSRLSSITSHVAEGCRGGRGWGGKRGAVQTQSALSPLSSRDSAPLSGGTTERSPGDGEPALLPKQKAARFSCPTCPFSCQQERALRTHQTRGCPLEPSGELRCGLCPFTAPAPAALKLHQKRRHPAATPARGPRPPLQCGDCGFTCKQSRCLQQHRRLKHEGVKPHQCPFCDFSTTRRYRLEAHQSRHTGVGRIRCNSCPQTFGTNSKLRLHRLRVHDKTPTHFCPLCDYSGYLRHDITRHVNSCHQGTPAFACPQCEAQFSSETALKQHALRRHPEPTLPTPGSPAEATEGPLHCTRCGLLCASPASLRGHTRKQHPRLECGACQEAFPSRPALDEHRRQQHFSHRCQLCDFAARERVGLVKHYLEQHEETSEAAAASAREGDSGQPPLRCPFCDFACRHQLVLDHHVKGHGGTRLYKCTDCAYSTKNRQKITWHSRIHTGEKPYRCHLCPYACADPSRLKYHMRIHKEERKYLCPDCGYKCKWVNQLKYHMTKHTGLKPYQCPECEYCTNRADALRVHQETRHREARAFMCEQCGKAFKTRFLLRTHLRKHSEAKPYVCNVCHRAFRWAAGLRHHALTHTDRHPFFCRLCSYKAKQKFQVVKHVRRHHPDQADPNQGVGKDPTTPTVHLHDVQLEDPGPPAPAAPPTGPEG, encoded by the exons ATGATGACGGACACCGTGTTGAACTCACAGCCAGCCAACAGCGCTGGGGAGATGGATGGACTGTGCCCTGAGCTACTGCTGATCCCCCCACCTCTCTCTAACCATGGAATCCTAGAGCCTGTCCATAGCCCCTGTCCTGGGAACCCTCCACCTTTGCCTCCTGACCCAGGCTGCCTGTTGGTAGAAGCCACAGCCACTGAAGAGGATACAGGGAACATGGAGATCATTGTGGAAGCAGTAGCTGGAAATCTGTCCCCAGGTGCTCCTGGAGAGACTCCAG GTGTCCTGGTAAAGGTGATGGAGGTGTACTTCTGTGAGCGCTGTGAGCAGAGCTTCGCAGAGCCCACTCTGCTGGCCTTGCACCAGTGCACTGAGACCCTTATGCAGCCCGTGCAGGGCCTCCCTACCCCACCCTGCTCTGTAGAGCTGCCCCCCAGCAACctcaccctccccagccctctgCAGGTCCAGAGCCCACCAGATAGCCCCCTGCCATGCCCTGTGTGTAGACAAGAGTTTGCCCAACCCCAGGCCCTGAAGAGCCACTTCAAGATGCACTGGGGCACCCCCGACACCTTCTCCTGCCCAGAGTCTGGCTGTGTGTTCTCCACTGAAGATCGCAAGGAGCTCCACCAGCACCTGAGGCTGACCCACAGAGCGCTTCCGGTGCCCTGTTCCTTCCGGGGCTGCCCCCTGCTCTTTGGGAGCCAGCAGGGCATGGAGCTGCATCGGCAGACCCATTACCCTTTCCACTGCAACCGCTGCAGCTTCGTGGGCTCCAACGTCAAACTCTTCCGGCAGCATCAGCGGAGTCATGGGGCTGGGACGCAGCGAGAACTGTATGCTGTAACGGGTCTTCCTTCCCAGGAGTTACTGCCAG CTCCCAAAGTGCCTCCAGGAATGGGAGAGCCTTCAGAGGAGACAGGAGCACCCTCACCTGGGCAGGAGTcagtggaagaggaggaagaggagcgtGGTAGCCAGAAGAGCTCCCAGAAAGCCATGGAGCTGGAAG GCACTATAGCTTCTGGCACCGAGTCCCTCTTCAAGACCCACATGTGTCCAGAATGCAAGCGCTGCTTCAAGAAGCGAACTCACCTGGTGGAGCACCTACACCTCCACTTCCCAGACCCCAGTCTCCAGTGCCCCAACTGCCAGAAGTTCTTCACCAGTAAGAGCAAGCTTAAGACCCACCTGCTGCGGGAGCTGGGCCAGAAGGCCCACCGCTGCCCACTGTGCCACTACAGTGCCGTGGAGAGGAATGCCCTCAACCGCCACATGGCCAGCATGCACGAGGACATCTCCAACTTCTACTCGGACACCTACGCCTGTCCCGTCTGCCGGGAGGAGTTCCGCCTCAGCCAGGCCCTGAAGGAGCACCTCAAGAGCCACACCGTGGCTGCCGCGGCTGAGCCACAGCCCCTCCGCTGCTTCCAGGAGGGCTGCGGCCACACGGCACCCGACCGCAAGGCCTTCATGAAGCACCTGAAGGAGACCCACGGGGTGCGGGCCGTGGAGTGCCGCCACCACTCGTGCCCCATGCTCTTCGCCACGGTGGAAGCCATGGAAGCCCACCATAAGAGCCACTATGCCTTCCACTGCCCGCACTGTGACTTCGCCTGCTCCAACAAGCACCTGTTCCGCAAACACAAGAAGCAGGGCCACCCGGGCAGTGAAGAGCTGCGCTGCACCTTCTGTCCTTTTGCCACCTTCAACCCGGTGGCCTACCAGGACCATGTGGGCAAGATGCACGCTCACGAGAAGATCCACCAGTGCCCCGAGTGCAGCTTTGCCACCGCCCACAAGAGGGTGCTCATCCGCCACATGCTGCTGCACACCGGTGAG AAGCCCCACAAGTGTgaactgtgcgacttcacttgcCGAGACGTGAGCTACCTGTCCAAGCACATGCTGACCCACTCCAGCACCAAGGATTACATGTGCACTGAGTGCGGCTACGTCACCAAGTGGAAGCACTACCTCAGCGTGCACATGCGCAAGCACGCAGGCGACCTCAG ATACCAGTGCAACCAGTGCTCCTATCGCTGCCACCGGGCTGATCAGCTGAGCAGCCACAAACTGCGGCACCAGGGCAAGTCCCTGATGTGTGAGGTGTGTGCCTTCGCCTGTAAGCGGAAGTACGAGCTGCAGAAGCACATGGCTTCCCAGCACCACCCGGGGACTCCAGTGCCACTCTACCCCTGCCGCTACTGCAGCTACCAGAGCCGCCACAAGCAGGCGCTGCTGAGCCACGAGAACTGCAAGCACACCCGCCTCCGCGAGTTCCGCTGTGCCCTCTGTGACTACCGCACCTTCAGCAACACCACGCTCTTCTTCCACAAGCGCAAGGCCCATGGCTACGTGCCCGGCGACCAGGTCTGGCAGCTCCGCGGTGCCAGCCAGGAGCCAGAAGGGGCCAGGCAGTGCCCAACAACCTCACCAGACTCAGAGACTGCAAGTCAACCGTCTGCCCAGCCTGAGGGGCCGGACCATGATCCCGGGCCTGTGATGGACCCCACCCTGATCCAGGCCCTGCCAGAGACCAGCGAGGAGGGCAGTGCTGGGAAACAGGACAGCAGCGAGGTTCCCCAGGGGGATGACCTCGTTGGCAGCCCCAGTCCAGTGGAGGTAGACGAGGGCAGCTGCACACTACACCTCGAGGCCCTGGGAGTCGAGCTGGGACCTGTGGCTGACCCGCCCCTTGAGGAAGTCACCGAAACAGTTCCTGTGGAGTTCAGGCCCCTGGACCCCCCAGGGCCCCTGAGCCTGGAAGGGCCAGAGGGAACTTTGACAGAGCTGTCTACCTTTGAGGGTGCTGGAACTTCTGACTTGGGTGCTGAAGAACCCATTCTGGAAAAGTCAGTCTCTCAGCCCCCAACCAATCCTCCTTCCTCAGAGGAGCCCCCAGATGGCTGGGTGGGAACCTTCAAGGCAACTACAGCCACCGAGACAGCACCTCTGCCCCAGCTCCCTGAATCCGAGTCATTACTCAAGGCCCTAAGGAGGCAGGACAAAGAGCAGGCAGAGGCACTGGTGCTAGAAGGGCGAGTCCAGATGGTCGTGATTCAGGCAGAGGGGAGAGCTTTCCGCTGCCCACACTGCCCATTCATCACCCGCCGGGAGAAAGCCCTGAGTCTGCACTCCAGGGCTGGGTGCCAGGGCCGCcgagagcccctgctctgccccGAGTGCGGTGCTAGCTTTAAGCAGCAGCGTGGCCTCAGCACACACCTGCTGAAGAAGTGCCCAATTCTGCTCAGAAAGAACAAGGGCTTGCCCAGACCAGATTCACCCATCACTCTGCAGCCTTTGCCCCCAAGCACCGCGGCCTCAGAGGATGCAGAAGGTGGGAAGCCCCCAGCTGCACCATTAGAAGAGATCATGCTCCCAAGAGATGCTCCTGAGCCTTCTAGAGAGCCAGAGAAGATAGGGGAGCCTCTTGCCTTGCTCTCTGGCTCTACAGTCCTTCCTGTGGGAGACTCCTTGCCCTCAAAGGCCCCTGAGAAGTTCCACTTTGAGCAGGGCAAGTTTCACTGCAACTCATGCGCGTTCCTCTGCTCTCGCCTCTCCTCCATCACCTCTCACGTGGCTGAGGGCTGCCGGGGTGGACGTGGCTGGGGAGGAAAGCGAGGGGCCGTCCAGACCCAGTCTGCCCTGTCCCCACTGAGCAGCAGGGATTCTGCACCCCTGAGCGGTGGGACTACAGAGCGCAGCCCAGGGGATGGGGAGCCGGCTCTGCTGCCAAAGCAGAAGGCGGCCCGCTTCTCCTGCCCCACATGTCCCTTTAGCTGTCAGCAGGAGCGGGCTCTGCGGACTCACCAGACCCGGGGCTGTCCCCTGGAGCCCTCTGGAGAGCTGCGCTGCGGCCTCTGCCCCTTCACTGCTCCCGCTCCTGCTGCCCTGAAGCTCCACCAGAAGCGCCGGCACCCCGCCGCCACCCCGGCCCGAGGCCCCCGGCCCCCTCTGCAGTGCGGGGACTGTGGCTTCACCTGTAAGCAGAGCCGGTGCCTGCAGCAGCACCGACGGCTGAAGCACGAGGGGGTGAAGCCGCATCAGTGCCCCTTCTGTGACTTCTCCACCACCCGACGGTACCGGCTCGAGGCCCACCAGTCCCGACACACAGGGGTTGGCCGCATCCGCTGCAACTCCTGTCCTCAGACGTTCGGAACCAACTCCAAACTGCGCCTGCACCGGCTGAGGGTGCACGACAAAACGCCCACCCACTTCTGTCCCCTCTGTGACTACAGCGGCTACCTCCGCCATGACATCACCCGCCACGTCAACAGCTGCCACCAGGGCACCCCGGCCTTTGCCTGCCCTCAGTGCGAGGCCCAGTTCAGCTCCGAGACCGCACTCAAGCAGCACGCGCTGCGCCGGCATCCAGAGCCCACGCTGCCCACCCCTGGCTCTCCGGCGGAGGCCACTGAGGGCCCCCTGCACTGCACCCGCTGCGGGCTGCTGTGCGCCAGCCCCGCCAGCCTACGGGGGCACACCCGGAAGCAGCACCCCCGGCTCGAGTGTGGGGCCTGCCAGGAGGCCTTCCCCAGCCGGCCGGCACTGGACGAGCACCGGAGGCAGCAGCATTTCAGCCACCGCtgccagctctgtgactttgctGCCCGGGAGCGGGTGGGCCTGGTGAAGCACTACTTGGAACAGCACGAGGAGACTTCCGAGGCAGCGGCAGCCTCAGCCCGGGAGGGGGACTCTGGTCAGCCCCCTCTGCGCTGCCCCTTCTGTGACTTTGCCTGCCGCCACCAGCTGGTGCTCGATCACCACGTGAAAGGGCATGGGGGCACCCGGCTCTACAAGTGCACGGACTGCGCTTACAGCACCAAGAACCGGCAGAAGATCACCTGGCACAGCCGTATCCACACTGGGGAAAAGCCCTACCGCTGTCACCTCTGTCCCTATGCCTGTGCGGACCCCTCTCGCCTCAAG TACCATATGCGGATCCACAAGGAGGAACGGAAGTATCTGTGCCCTGACTGTGGCTACAAGTGCAAGTGGGTCAACCAGCTCAAGTAccacatgactaagcacacag GACTGAAGCCATACCAGTGTCCCGAGTGTGAGTACTGCACCAACCGGGCCGACGCACTGCGCGTGCACCAGGAGACACGGCACCGGGAAGCTCGGGCCTTCATGTGCGAGCAGTGTGGCAAAGCCTTCAAGACGCGCTTCCTGCTGCGCACCCACCTGCGCAAGCACAGTGAGGCCAAGCCCTACGTGTGCAACGTGTGCCACCGGGCTTTCCGCTGGGCCGCCGGCCTGCGCCATCACGCCCTCACCCACACCGACCGCCACCCCTTCTTCTGCCGCCTCTGCAGCTACAAGGCCAAGCAGAAATTCCAGGTGGTCAAGCATGTGCGCAGGCACCACCCTGACCAGGCTGACCCCAACCAAGGCGTGGGCAAAGACCCCACCACTCCCACGGTGCATCTGCACGACGTGCAACTGGAAGACCCTGGCCCGCCCGCTCCTGCTGCTCCGCCCACTGGACCTGAGGGCTGa